From Halotia branconii CENA392, the proteins below share one genomic window:
- a CDS encoding YebC/PmpR family DNA-binding transcriptional regulator, which translates to MAGHSKWANIKRQKAVVDAKKGKTFTQLSRAIIVAVRSGVPDPSGNFQLRTAIDKAKAAGIPNDNIERAIAKGAGTFGSDHDNFEAIRYEGYGPGGVAILIEALSDNRNRTAADLRVAFSKNGGNLGETGCVSWMFEQKGVCIVEGVIDEDKLLEASLEGNADFYEMTEDDMAEVFTEVTNLEILNQTLKDQGFQVTDAELRWIPSNHIEVTDPEQARSLLKLIDTLEALDDVQNVTSNFEMAEQLLTVSIT; encoded by the coding sequence ATGGCAGGACATAGTAAATGGGCAAATATTAAACGCCAGAAAGCGGTGGTAGATGCAAAAAAGGGTAAAACCTTTACTCAGCTTTCCAGGGCAATTATTGTTGCTGTTAGAAGTGGTGTACCAGATCCATCAGGAAATTTTCAACTGCGTACAGCCATTGATAAAGCTAAGGCAGCAGGTATTCCCAATGATAATATCGAACGAGCGATCGCTAAAGGTGCAGGTACTTTTGGCAGCGATCATGATAATTTTGAAGCTATTCGCTACGAAGGTTACGGCCCAGGTGGTGTAGCCATTTTGATTGAAGCATTGAGCGATAATCGCAATCGCACAGCTGCTGATTTACGGGTAGCTTTTAGTAAAAATGGTGGTAATTTGGGTGAAACAGGTTGCGTTAGCTGGATGTTTGAGCAAAAAGGTGTGTGTATTGTCGAGGGAGTGATTGACGAAGATAAACTTTTAGAAGCATCACTCGAAGGCAATGCCGATTTTTATGAGATGACTGAAGATGATATGGCTGAGGTGTTTACAGAAGTCACAAATTTAGAAATCCTCAACCAAACTTTAAAAGATCAAGGCTTTCAAGTGACTGATGCCGAATTGCGTTGGATTCCCAGTAATCATATTGAGGTGACTGATCCTGAACAAGCGCGATCACTCCTCAAGTTAATTGATACACTAGAAGCTTTGGATGATGTACAAAATGTCACATCTAACTTTGAAATGGCAGAACAATTATTAACTGTGAGTATTACTTAG